A region of Chelonia mydas isolate rCheMyd1 chromosome 7, rCheMyd1.pri.v2, whole genome shotgun sequence DNA encodes the following proteins:
- the MAP4K2 gene encoding mitogen-activated protein kinase kinase kinase kinase 2 isoform X2 — MSLLRDVSLLDPRLRYELIQRIGAGTYGDVYKARDTQTAELAAIKIIKLDPGDDISSIQQEITTLRDCGHHNVVAYFGSYLRNDRLWICMEFCGGGSLQEIYHTTGPLSEKQIAYVCRETLQGLSHLHAKGKMHRDIKGANILLTLFGDVKLADFGVSAELTASVAKRKSFIGTPYWMAPEVAAVEKKGGYNQLCDIWAIGITAIELAELQPPLFDLHPMRALMLMSKSSFQPPKLKDKAHWSPEFHHFLKLALTKNPKKRPTAEKLLQHPFTSQPLARILATELLDKVNSPDLPAPSLDDGDFEAYDIFPDKIHSRGAHGQAERTLSEIQFNHVKFGPPLRKETEPYCGLREEEDDWTLLGAEESLLQSVEEALEERSLTIRPASGQVPTPEDQPVGPNCVPENETGTIKRASLWDLMNWELEGMETGGGSETMRRQTPAGSRESGDVPPPQHTGSPEPGASLLSTEWATMKRREETERSSCHGLPPTPKVHMGACFSKVFNGCPLKINSAVTWIHPETRDQYLVVGAEEGIYTLNLHELHEDTMEKLLPHRCSWLYCMNNVLLSLAGKSSQISSHNLVGLFEQRRQLQKRQVPLSIATNRLTERIIPRKFALSSKIADTKGCLKCRVVRNPYSGNTFLCAALPSSLVLLQWYEPLQKFMLLKHFPAALSMPLSLFELLVVETEEYPQVCVRVVDRDQPSQELEFNVLSLSTNSSLSTEPSADGASSVACHVTQMDRDTVLVCFERYVRTVNLCGAPKRALAPELTFNFPIETIVCLQDSVLAFWKHGMQGRSLEGNEVTQEITDKSRVFRVLGANRDIILESTPTENPLAHSNLYILTGHESSY; from the exons ATGAGCCTCTTGCGGGACGTCTCCCTGCTGGACCCCCGGCTCCGCTACGAGCTGATCCAGCGCATCGGGGCGGGCACCTACGGCGATGTCTACAAG GCCCGGGACACCCAGACAGCAGAGCTGGCTGCCATAAAGATCATCAAACTGGACCCAG GGGATGACATCAGCTCCATCCAGCAGGAGATCACAACGCTCAGGGACTGTGGGCACCACAATGTGGTGGCGTATTTCGGCAGCTATCTCAG GAACGACCGTCTCTGGATCTGCATGGAGTTTTGTGGAGGAGGATCCCTGCAAGAAATCTACCACA CCACAGGCCCCCTCTCTGAGAAGCAGATTGCCTACGTGTGCAGAGAAACGCTGCAG ggCCTGAGCCACCTACACGCCAAAGGCAAGATGCACCGGGACATAAAG GGAGCCAATATCCTACTCACCCTCTTTGGAGATGTGAAACTGG CGGATTTCGGAGTCTCAGCTGAGCTGACAGCATCAGTGGCGAAGCGGAAGTCCTTCATTGGGACCCCCTACTG GATGGCCCCTGAGGTGGCTGCAGTGGAGAAGAAGGGTGGCTACAACCAGCTGTGTGACATCTGGGCCATTGGCATCACGGCCATTGAGCTGGCCGAGCTGCAGCCCCCGCTCTTCGACCTTCACCCCATGAG ggccCTGATGCTCATGTCCAAGAGCAGCTTCCAACCCCCGAAACTGAAAGATAAAGCTCATTG GTCCCCAGAATTCCACCATTTCCTCAAACTGGCCCTGACCAAGAACCCCAAAAAGAGACCCACAGCGGAAAAACTGTTACAG CACCCATTCACCAGCCAGCCCCTTGCCCGCATCCTGGCCACTGAGCTACTCGACAAGGTTAACAGCCCTgacctgcctgccccctccctggacGACGGAGACTTTGAG GCTTACGACATCTTCCCAGACAAAATCCATTCCCGTGGGGCACATGGCCAGGCAGAACGGACTCTCTCCGAAATCCAGT TTAATCACGTTAAATTCGGGCCCCCActgagaaaagaaacagaacCATATTGTGGTCTG agggaagaggaggatgatTGGACGTTGCTAGGCGCTGAAGA GAGTCTCCTGCAGTCTGTGGAGGAGGCGTTGGAAGAAAG GAGTTTGACCATCCGCCCAGCATCTGGACAG gtccccaccccagaggatCAGCCTGTGGGCCCTAACTGCGTCCCTGAGAATGAGACGGGAACAATCAAGAGAGCATCGCTATGGGACCTGATGAATTGGGAGCTGGAGGGCATGGAGACTGGGGGTGGCTCAGAGACCATGAGGAGACAGACCCCAGCAG GCAGCCGAGAGTCAGGTGAcgtcccacccccccagcacactggctCCCCAGAGCCTGGagcctccctgctctccaccgaATGGGCCACCATGAAGAGGAGGGAGGAGACAGAG agaTCCAGCTGCCATgggttgccccccacccccaaggtccAT ATGGGTGCTTGCTTTTCCAAAGTCTTTAATGGCTGCCCTCTAAAGATCAACTCAGCTGTGACGTGGATTCACCCGGAGACCCGAG ATCAATACCTGGTGGTAGGGGCTGAGGAGGGGATTTACACACTCAACCTGCATGAACTCCATGAGGACACCATGGAGAAG ctcctgccccacaggtGTTCCTGGCTGTACTGTATGAACAACGTGCTGCTCTCCTTAGCAG ggaaATCCTCCCAGATCTCCTCTCACAACCTTGTGGGCCTCTTTGAGCAGCGGAGGCAGCTGCAGAAGCGGCAGGTCCCCCTCTCCATTGCCACCAACCGGCTGACTGAGCGCATCATCCCCAG GAAGTTTGCGCTCTCGTCCAAGATAGCGGATACCAAGGGCTGCCTCAAGTGCCGAGTGG TTCGGAACCCCTATTCTGGCAACACCTTCTTGTGCGCTGCTCTTCCCTCGAGCCTGGTGCTGTTGCAGTGGTACGAGCCCTTGCAGAAGTTCATGCTGCTGAAG cacTTTCCTGCGGCCCTGTCTATGCCCCTGAGCCTGTTTGAGCTGCTTGTGGTGGAGACGGAAGAGTACCCccaggtgtgtgtgcgtgttgtgGACCGAGATCAGCCGAGCCAGGAGTTGGAGTTTAATGTCCTCTCGCTCAGCACCAACTCCAGCCTCAGCACTGAGCCCTCTGCAG ATGGGGCTTCCAGTGTGGCCTGCCACGTGACTCAGATGGACAGAGACACAGTCCTCGTTTGCTTTGAGC GGTATGTAAGGACGGTGAACCTGTGTGGGGCCCCCAAGAGAGCCCTGGCCCCAGAGCTGACCTTCAACTTCCCCATTGAGACAATTG TGTGCCTTCAAGACAGCGTACTGGCCTTCTGGAAACATGGCATGCAGGGCCGCAGCTTGGAGGGCAACGAG GTGACCCAAGAAATCACAGATAAATCCAGGGTGTTCCGGGTGCTGGGAGCCAACAG agaTATCATCCTGGAGAGCACGCCCACAGAGAATCCCTTGGCTCACAGCAACCTCTACATCCTAACGGGACACGAGAGCAGCTACTGA
- the MAP4K2 gene encoding mitogen-activated protein kinase kinase kinase kinase 2 isoform X1 — translation MGFSELGTEPRSPDFQPLPPRGPHSSPRAGIEPRSPDSQPPFDPLGPPPQAALKQGGGGCALCRLLFLRGGEGSPAGAACDPLPWLLSPPARLIFPPHPTPPPSHQQCLSPPLFGGVTPFLLPAPRGAGLAPLPSPLVPRPAGPRRTLLPCGSPGTMSLLRDVSLLDPRLRYELIQRIGAGTYGDVYKARDTQTAELAAIKIIKLDPGDDISSIQQEITTLRDCGHHNVVAYFGSYLRNDRLWICMEFCGGGSLQEIYHTTGPLSEKQIAYVCRETLQGLSHLHAKGKMHRDIKGANILLTLFGDVKLADFGVSAELTASVAKRKSFIGTPYWMAPEVAAVEKKGGYNQLCDIWAIGITAIELAELQPPLFDLHPMRALMLMSKSSFQPPKLKDKAHWSPEFHHFLKLALTKNPKKRPTAEKLLQHPFTSQPLARILATELLDKVNSPDLPAPSLDDGDFEAYDIFPDKIHSRGAHGQAERTLSEIQFNHVKFGPPLRKETEPYCGLREEEDDWTLLGAEESLLQSVEEALEERSLTIRPASGQVPTPEDQPVGPNCVPENETGTIKRASLWDLMNWELEGMETGGGSETMRRQTPAGSRESGDVPPPQHTGSPEPGASLLSTEWATMKRREETERSSCHGLPPTPKVHMGACFSKVFNGCPLKINSAVTWIHPETRDQYLVVGAEEGIYTLNLHELHEDTMEKLLPHRCSWLYCMNNVLLSLAGKSSQISSHNLVGLFEQRRQLQKRQVPLSIATNRLTERIIPRKFALSSKIADTKGCLKCRVVRNPYSGNTFLCAALPSSLVLLQWYEPLQKFMLLKHFPAALSMPLSLFELLVVETEEYPQVCVRVVDRDQPSQELEFNVLSLSTNSSLSTEPSADGASSVACHVTQMDRDTVLVCFERYVRTVNLCGAPKRALAPELTFNFPIETIVCLQDSVLAFWKHGMQGRSLEGNEVTQEITDKSRVFRVLGANRDIILESTPTENPLAHSNLYILTGHESSY, via the exons ATGGGCTTCTCGGAGTTGggtacagaacccaggagtccagacttccagcctctccccccacgaggcccccactcctctcccagagctgggatagaacccaggagccctgactcccagcccccgttTGACCCGCTAGGACCCCCTCCCCAAGCTGCTCTaaagcagggagggggtggctgtGCTCTTTGCAGGCTCCTGTTtctgcggggaggggaagggtctcCAGCAGGAGCAGCGTGTGACCCCTTGCCCTGGCTGCTCTCCCCACCAGCAAGGCTgattttccctccccaccccacccctcccccgtcccATCAGCAgtgcctgtcccctcccctgtttGGGGGTGTgacccccttccttctccccgcccccaggggggcagggctggctccgcTTCCCTCCCCGCTGGTTCCCCGGCCGGCCGGGCCGCGCCGTACCCTGCTGCCCTGCGGTTCCCCGGGGACCATGAGCCTCTTGCGGGACGTCTCCCTGCTGGACCCCCGGCTCCGCTACGAGCTGATCCAGCGCATCGGGGCGGGCACCTACGGCGATGTCTACAAG GCCCGGGACACCCAGACAGCAGAGCTGGCTGCCATAAAGATCATCAAACTGGACCCAG GGGATGACATCAGCTCCATCCAGCAGGAGATCACAACGCTCAGGGACTGTGGGCACCACAATGTGGTGGCGTATTTCGGCAGCTATCTCAG GAACGACCGTCTCTGGATCTGCATGGAGTTTTGTGGAGGAGGATCCCTGCAAGAAATCTACCACA CCACAGGCCCCCTCTCTGAGAAGCAGATTGCCTACGTGTGCAGAGAAACGCTGCAG ggCCTGAGCCACCTACACGCCAAAGGCAAGATGCACCGGGACATAAAG GGAGCCAATATCCTACTCACCCTCTTTGGAGATGTGAAACTGG CGGATTTCGGAGTCTCAGCTGAGCTGACAGCATCAGTGGCGAAGCGGAAGTCCTTCATTGGGACCCCCTACTG GATGGCCCCTGAGGTGGCTGCAGTGGAGAAGAAGGGTGGCTACAACCAGCTGTGTGACATCTGGGCCATTGGCATCACGGCCATTGAGCTGGCCGAGCTGCAGCCCCCGCTCTTCGACCTTCACCCCATGAG ggccCTGATGCTCATGTCCAAGAGCAGCTTCCAACCCCCGAAACTGAAAGATAAAGCTCATTG GTCCCCAGAATTCCACCATTTCCTCAAACTGGCCCTGACCAAGAACCCCAAAAAGAGACCCACAGCGGAAAAACTGTTACAG CACCCATTCACCAGCCAGCCCCTTGCCCGCATCCTGGCCACTGAGCTACTCGACAAGGTTAACAGCCCTgacctgcctgccccctccctggacGACGGAGACTTTGAG GCTTACGACATCTTCCCAGACAAAATCCATTCCCGTGGGGCACATGGCCAGGCAGAACGGACTCTCTCCGAAATCCAGT TTAATCACGTTAAATTCGGGCCCCCActgagaaaagaaacagaacCATATTGTGGTCTG agggaagaggaggatgatTGGACGTTGCTAGGCGCTGAAGA GAGTCTCCTGCAGTCTGTGGAGGAGGCGTTGGAAGAAAG GAGTTTGACCATCCGCCCAGCATCTGGACAG gtccccaccccagaggatCAGCCTGTGGGCCCTAACTGCGTCCCTGAGAATGAGACGGGAACAATCAAGAGAGCATCGCTATGGGACCTGATGAATTGGGAGCTGGAGGGCATGGAGACTGGGGGTGGCTCAGAGACCATGAGGAGACAGACCCCAGCAG GCAGCCGAGAGTCAGGTGAcgtcccacccccccagcacactggctCCCCAGAGCCTGGagcctccctgctctccaccgaATGGGCCACCATGAAGAGGAGGGAGGAGACAGAG agaTCCAGCTGCCATgggttgccccccacccccaaggtccAT ATGGGTGCTTGCTTTTCCAAAGTCTTTAATGGCTGCCCTCTAAAGATCAACTCAGCTGTGACGTGGATTCACCCGGAGACCCGAG ATCAATACCTGGTGGTAGGGGCTGAGGAGGGGATTTACACACTCAACCTGCATGAACTCCATGAGGACACCATGGAGAAG ctcctgccccacaggtGTTCCTGGCTGTACTGTATGAACAACGTGCTGCTCTCCTTAGCAG ggaaATCCTCCCAGATCTCCTCTCACAACCTTGTGGGCCTCTTTGAGCAGCGGAGGCAGCTGCAGAAGCGGCAGGTCCCCCTCTCCATTGCCACCAACCGGCTGACTGAGCGCATCATCCCCAG GAAGTTTGCGCTCTCGTCCAAGATAGCGGATACCAAGGGCTGCCTCAAGTGCCGAGTGG TTCGGAACCCCTATTCTGGCAACACCTTCTTGTGCGCTGCTCTTCCCTCGAGCCTGGTGCTGTTGCAGTGGTACGAGCCCTTGCAGAAGTTCATGCTGCTGAAG cacTTTCCTGCGGCCCTGTCTATGCCCCTGAGCCTGTTTGAGCTGCTTGTGGTGGAGACGGAAGAGTACCCccaggtgtgtgtgcgtgttgtgGACCGAGATCAGCCGAGCCAGGAGTTGGAGTTTAATGTCCTCTCGCTCAGCACCAACTCCAGCCTCAGCACTGAGCCCTCTGCAG ATGGGGCTTCCAGTGTGGCCTGCCACGTGACTCAGATGGACAGAGACACAGTCCTCGTTTGCTTTGAGC GGTATGTAAGGACGGTGAACCTGTGTGGGGCCCCCAAGAGAGCCCTGGCCCCAGAGCTGACCTTCAACTTCCCCATTGAGACAATTG TGTGCCTTCAAGACAGCGTACTGGCCTTCTGGAAACATGGCATGCAGGGCCGCAGCTTGGAGGGCAACGAG GTGACCCAAGAAATCACAGATAAATCCAGGGTGTTCCGGGTGCTGGGAGCCAACAG agaTATCATCCTGGAGAGCACGCCCACAGAGAATCCCTTGGCTCACAGCAACCTCTACATCCTAACGGGACACGAGAGCAGCTACTGA
- the MAP4K2 gene encoding mitogen-activated protein kinase kinase kinase kinase 2 isoform X3 — protein MEFCGGGSLQEIYHTTGPLSEKQIAYVCRETLQGLSHLHAKGKMHRDIKGANILLTLFGDVKLADFGVSAELTASVAKRKSFIGTPYWMAPEVAAVEKKGGYNQLCDIWAIGITAIELAELQPPLFDLHPMRALMLMSKSSFQPPKLKDKAHWSPEFHHFLKLALTKNPKKRPTAEKLLQHPFTSQPLARILATELLDKVNSPDLPAPSLDDGDFEAYDIFPDKIHSRGAHGQAERTLSEIQFNHVKFGPPLRKETEPYCGLREEEDDWTLLGAEESLLQSVEEALEERSLTIRPASGQVPTPEDQPVGPNCVPENETGTIKRASLWDLMNWELEGMETGGGSETMRRQTPAGSRESGDVPPPQHTGSPEPGASLLSTEWATMKRREETERSSCHGLPPTPKVHMGACFSKVFNGCPLKINSAVTWIHPETRDQYLVVGAEEGIYTLNLHELHEDTMEKLLPHRCSWLYCMNNVLLSLAGKSSQISSHNLVGLFEQRRQLQKRQVPLSIATNRLTERIIPRKFALSSKIADTKGCLKCRVVRNPYSGNTFLCAALPSSLVLLQWYEPLQKFMLLKHFPAALSMPLSLFELLVVETEEYPQVCVRVVDRDQPSQELEFNVLSLSTNSSLSTEPSADGASSVACHVTQMDRDTVLVCFERYVRTVNLCGAPKRALAPELTFNFPIETIVCLQDSVLAFWKHGMQGRSLEGNEVTQEITDKSRVFRVLGANRDIILESTPTENPLAHSNLYILTGHESSY, from the exons ATGGAGTTTTGTGGAGGAGGATCCCTGCAAGAAATCTACCACA CCACAGGCCCCCTCTCTGAGAAGCAGATTGCCTACGTGTGCAGAGAAACGCTGCAG ggCCTGAGCCACCTACACGCCAAAGGCAAGATGCACCGGGACATAAAG GGAGCCAATATCCTACTCACCCTCTTTGGAGATGTGAAACTGG CGGATTTCGGAGTCTCAGCTGAGCTGACAGCATCAGTGGCGAAGCGGAAGTCCTTCATTGGGACCCCCTACTG GATGGCCCCTGAGGTGGCTGCAGTGGAGAAGAAGGGTGGCTACAACCAGCTGTGTGACATCTGGGCCATTGGCATCACGGCCATTGAGCTGGCCGAGCTGCAGCCCCCGCTCTTCGACCTTCACCCCATGAG ggccCTGATGCTCATGTCCAAGAGCAGCTTCCAACCCCCGAAACTGAAAGATAAAGCTCATTG GTCCCCAGAATTCCACCATTTCCTCAAACTGGCCCTGACCAAGAACCCCAAAAAGAGACCCACAGCGGAAAAACTGTTACAG CACCCATTCACCAGCCAGCCCCTTGCCCGCATCCTGGCCACTGAGCTACTCGACAAGGTTAACAGCCCTgacctgcctgccccctccctggacGACGGAGACTTTGAG GCTTACGACATCTTCCCAGACAAAATCCATTCCCGTGGGGCACATGGCCAGGCAGAACGGACTCTCTCCGAAATCCAGT TTAATCACGTTAAATTCGGGCCCCCActgagaaaagaaacagaacCATATTGTGGTCTG agggaagaggaggatgatTGGACGTTGCTAGGCGCTGAAGA GAGTCTCCTGCAGTCTGTGGAGGAGGCGTTGGAAGAAAG GAGTTTGACCATCCGCCCAGCATCTGGACAG gtccccaccccagaggatCAGCCTGTGGGCCCTAACTGCGTCCCTGAGAATGAGACGGGAACAATCAAGAGAGCATCGCTATGGGACCTGATGAATTGGGAGCTGGAGGGCATGGAGACTGGGGGTGGCTCAGAGACCATGAGGAGACAGACCCCAGCAG GCAGCCGAGAGTCAGGTGAcgtcccacccccccagcacactggctCCCCAGAGCCTGGagcctccctgctctccaccgaATGGGCCACCATGAAGAGGAGGGAGGAGACAGAG agaTCCAGCTGCCATgggttgccccccacccccaaggtccAT ATGGGTGCTTGCTTTTCCAAAGTCTTTAATGGCTGCCCTCTAAAGATCAACTCAGCTGTGACGTGGATTCACCCGGAGACCCGAG ATCAATACCTGGTGGTAGGGGCTGAGGAGGGGATTTACACACTCAACCTGCATGAACTCCATGAGGACACCATGGAGAAG ctcctgccccacaggtGTTCCTGGCTGTACTGTATGAACAACGTGCTGCTCTCCTTAGCAG ggaaATCCTCCCAGATCTCCTCTCACAACCTTGTGGGCCTCTTTGAGCAGCGGAGGCAGCTGCAGAAGCGGCAGGTCCCCCTCTCCATTGCCACCAACCGGCTGACTGAGCGCATCATCCCCAG GAAGTTTGCGCTCTCGTCCAAGATAGCGGATACCAAGGGCTGCCTCAAGTGCCGAGTGG TTCGGAACCCCTATTCTGGCAACACCTTCTTGTGCGCTGCTCTTCCCTCGAGCCTGGTGCTGTTGCAGTGGTACGAGCCCTTGCAGAAGTTCATGCTGCTGAAG cacTTTCCTGCGGCCCTGTCTATGCCCCTGAGCCTGTTTGAGCTGCTTGTGGTGGAGACGGAAGAGTACCCccaggtgtgtgtgcgtgttgtgGACCGAGATCAGCCGAGCCAGGAGTTGGAGTTTAATGTCCTCTCGCTCAGCACCAACTCCAGCCTCAGCACTGAGCCCTCTGCAG ATGGGGCTTCCAGTGTGGCCTGCCACGTGACTCAGATGGACAGAGACACAGTCCTCGTTTGCTTTGAGC GGTATGTAAGGACGGTGAACCTGTGTGGGGCCCCCAAGAGAGCCCTGGCCCCAGAGCTGACCTTCAACTTCCCCATTGAGACAATTG TGTGCCTTCAAGACAGCGTACTGGCCTTCTGGAAACATGGCATGCAGGGCCGCAGCTTGGAGGGCAACGAG GTGACCCAAGAAATCACAGATAAATCCAGGGTGTTCCGGGTGCTGGGAGCCAACAG agaTATCATCCTGGAGAGCACGCCCACAGAGAATCCCTTGGCTCACAGCAACCTCTACATCCTAACGGGACACGAGAGCAGCTACTGA